Sequence from the Rhodococcus jostii RHA1 genome:
ATCGCGTGGTGGCGGCCCGACATGTGCCGGATGAGATCGCCGGGATCGGCGCGATCACGCAGCGACAGCGACGCCAGTTGCAGCGCCGCCACCCACCCGTCCGTGGTCTCCTCCAGCGCCTCCACGTCGGAATCCTCCAGGTGCAGTCCGCCGAGGTCGACCAAGAATCTCTGCGACTCGGTGATGTCGAAACGCAAAGCCACGGAATCGATTTCGACGAGTTCATCACGCACCCGCATCTTGGCCAGCGGAAGCCCCGCCTGGCTTCGGCTGCTGACCACCATCTGCAGGTGGTGGCAGCCGTTCTCCAGGATGAAGTCCATCGCGGCGATCGTGTCCGGCGACGTGACGCGATGCCAGTCGTCGATCATCACCACCACGTGACGCCTGCTGTCGTGGACCTGATTCACCAGCGAGGTCAGCACATACCGTTCCGCTTCGGCGCCGTTCTCGTCGAGCGCCTGCCCCAGCTCGTCCGCCAAGGTCGGATCGGCCCGGCGGATCGCCTCGACGAGGTGGGACAGGAACCACACGACGTTGTTGTCGTCGTTGTCCACCGTCAGCCAGGCGACCGCGGCGCCGTCCTCGATCAGCACGTCGCGCCACTGGGCCGCCACCGTGCTCTTCCCGAAGCCGGCGGGCGCGTGGATGAGCGTCAACCGCCTCCGTTGACCCATTCGGAGCAGATCCAGCAGACGGGTGCGCTCCACCAGGGACCGCATCGGGGTCGGCGGCCGGAAGCGGGCCGCGGCGCTCGGCGGGGTGGCACCCGACCGCCGGCGGTAGCTGCGACTGTGCCCGGATGTCGAGGACTGCGTGGTCGGTGTCGACGTGTGCTCGGTGCGCGGAAACTCGTCGGCCGCGGCGGGGAGCGCCATCTCGTCGACATCGAGCCCGTGCCTGCGCTCGATGTCGCGGAGTTCCTGCCCGAACTCCGCGGCCGAAGCCGGGCGGTCGGTCGGTTCCTCGGACATGGCGCGCTCGATGGCCGAGCACACGTCGTCGGGAATGTCCTCGCCCCGCAGGTCCGGAACGGGTTGAGTGGCGATGCGGAGGAACTGCGCGACGAGCCGCTCCCCGCTCCGCCGCTCGAACGCGGCATGCCCAGTGAGCAGGCAGAACAGGGCGGCGCCCAGGCTGTACACATCGGAAGCCGCGGACGGTGCGTCGCCCCGGAGGACCTCCGGCGCCGTGAACGCGGGCGAACCGGTGATCATGCTCGACGTGGTCTCGAACCCGCCCGTGACCCGCGCGATGCCGAAGTCCGTGAGCTGCGGCTCGCCGTACCCGGTGAGCAGGATGTTCGCCGGCTTCACGTCGCGGTGCAGCGTGCCGAGCCGGTGCGCCGTCTCCAGGGCGCCCGCCAGCTTCACGCCGACGCGCAGCGTTTCACTCCACGGCAGCGGCCCTTCACGGCGAATCCAGGCGTCGAGCGAATTGCGCGAGTGGTAGGGCATCACGATGTACGGCCTGCCGCTGCGCGTCACCCCGGACTGCAGGATGTCGACCACGTGCGGATGCCCCGACAATTTTCCCATCGCACGTTGTTCCCGCAGGAAGCGTTCGCGGTCCTCACCGTCCAGATCGGAGGACAGCACCTTGATCGCGACCGTGCGGTCGAGCGCGGTCTGGAGGCAGCGGTAGACGACCCCGAACCCTCCCCGGCCGATCTCGCGGGCGTCGTCGAATCCTTCCGACGACAGCTCCGCGACGATGTCGGTCACGACGATCCGCTTGGTAGCCTGCGGATCCGAGTCGGTCGGCCCGGAACTGCTTTCCGGGTGTCGTGGCACACTCAATGAAATCACCTTCTCGGTGCGCTGACGCCAGCATATCGCGGTCGCACGACACAGAGAGCGGTGTTCGAGAACGAGTAGACCCGAGGAGAATTCGACGGTGACGGATACCGGTATTGCGGCAGCGGACACGAGCCTGGCCGAGCAGACCCTGGCCCAGCTCCTCGACGCGCGGATCAGTTGCAGGGCTTACCTACCGACGCAGGTGCCGCGCGACGTGATCGAGCGGATCCTCGAGCTCGCCCAGCAGACACCGTCGTGGTGCAACACGCAGCCGTGGCAGGTCGCGATCACCGAGGGGGAGGGGACCGACCGGTTCCGTTCCGGGCTGGCGGAGTACGTCCGCACCCACCCGCAGGAGTCCGACTTCGAGTGGCCCCGCGAATACGTGGGCGAGCACAAGCAACGCCGCCGGGACTGTGCCATGCAGCTCTACGCCAGCGTCGGCATCGCCCCCGGAGACCGGGCCGCGTCCGCAGTGCAGACGATGAAGAACTTCGACCTGTTCGGCGCGCCGCACGTCGCGATCGTCACCACTCACGAAGCACTCGGCACCTACGGCGCCGTCGACTGCGGCCTGTATGTCGAGACGTTCCTCCTCGCCGCGCAGAGCCTCGGAGTCGCGTCCATCCCGCAGGCCGCCGTCGCCGGAAGTTCCCGGTTCATCCACGACTTCTTCTCGCTCGACGAGGACCGCCGGGTGGTCTGCGCGATCTCGTTCGGCTACCCCGACATGGAGAACCCCGTCAACGGATTCCGCACCCACCGGGAACCCGTCGCCAACGTCGCGCAGTGGGTGTCGCAGTAACGTGCTCGACTCCGAAGTGTTCGACCGGGACGCCCTGTTCGCCCGCCTCCGTCGCCGTCCCGACGTCGAGGCCCCCAACCTGACGGCCGTCGACGCCGCAGATCGGCTGATCCTCGACGAGGCCGCGGCGGCGCTGTCGGCGGCACCTGCCGGGACGCTCGCCGTGATCGGCGACCACTACGGTGCGCTCACCCTCGGCGCCGCGGCGGCGCACGGCGCCACCGGGATCCGCGTGCACCAGGACCTGCTGACCGGCGAACTGGCGCTCGCCGCCAACGCCGCGACGGTCGGGCTCGCCGACCGCTACCGGGCGTGCGCGCTCGGTGAGGAGCTCCTCGCGGGCGCGACGGTCGTGCTGATGCAGTTGCCGCGGAGCCTCGGCGAACTGACCGAGGTCGCCGAGGCGATCGCCCGTCACGCCGACCCGTCCGTCGTCGTCTACGCGGGCGGACGCAACAAGCACATCTCCACCGCCATGAACGACGTGCTCGGGCGTTCGTTCTCCGACGTCCGCGCGACCCTCGGCAGGCAGAAGTCACGGGTGCTGATCGCACGCGGCCCGGTGGAGGTAGCGCAGCAGACGTATCCCGTCACCGATCATCTCGCCGAGATCGGGCTGGACGTCGTCTCGTACGGGGCCGCGTTCGCCGGCCCCAAGCTGGACATCGGAACCCGGTACCTCCTCGACTTCCTTCCCCGCGTGAACCCCGGCGCGCGGGCCGCAGTCGACCTCGGGTGCGGAACGGGCATTCTCGCCGTCAGCCTCGCCCGGCTCCTCCCGGACGTGTCGGTGATCGCCACCGACCAGTCGTCGGCCGCGGTGGCATCGGCGGCCGCCACCGCCCGCGCCAACGGACTCGACGGACAGGTCAGCACGCTGCGCGACGACGCCATGTCCACCCTCGCCACCGACAGCCAGGACGTCGTCCTGTGCAACCCGCCGTTCCACGTCGGCGCGGCCGTCCACACCGGCGGCGCGTCGAAGATGTTCGCCGAAGCCGGACGGGTGCTCCGGCCCGGCGGCGAGCTGTGGACCGTGTACAACTCGCATCTCGGGTACCGGGGCCGATTGCAGCGGCTCGTCGGCCCGACGGACGTCGTCGGCCGGAATCCCAAATTCACCGTCACCCGATCGGTGGCCTGACCGCCACGCCGACCCGCCTCGTCTGGCGGGTGTCCCCACGGCACCGGTAGAGTCCGAATTGTCCGACCCGAAAGCGACGAACGGGAACTTGCGGTGGGTGCGGGACGTTCAACGTACAAGAAACCCGGATCCACCCGGCGAGCCACGAGAAGGGATGTGCACGGTGCGCACCACCAGTAACCCGGTGTTCCGCAACCTGCCCAAACAAGAGGGCAGCGGCGGATACGCCTCGTTCGGATCTACGACGGCCGGCGCAGCGCAGGTCACGCAGCAGTTCGGCCAGCCCCAGTACACGCAGGCCGAGCCCTACCGGACGGGCCCCGACTACCGTTCGATGACCATCGACGACGTCGTCACCAAGACGGGTGTCACGCTCGGCGTGCTCACGGTGTCGGCGATCATCTCCTACTTCCTGGTGAGCAACAACGCGAACCTCGCGAGCCCGTTGGTCATCGGCGGTGGCCTCGTCGGTCTCGTGCTGGTCCTGGTGGCCACGTTCGGCCGCAAGATGGACAACCCGGGCATCGTCCTCGCCTACGCGGTGGCGGAGGGCCTGTTCCTCGGCGCCCTGTCGTTCATGTTCACCGACATCACGTTCGGCGGAGTCGGCGGAGCGGCGCTCATCGGCCAGGCCGTACTCGGCACGTTCGGTGTGTTCTTCGGCATGCTCGTCGTCTACAAGACGGGCGCGATCCGAGTCACGCCCCGCCTGACCCGGATGATCATCGGTGCCCTCATCGGTGTCGTCGTCCTCGCCCTCGGCAACGTGATCGCCAGCTTCTTCACCGAAGGTGGCCTCGGCCTCCGCGACGGCGGTCCCGTGGCGATCATCTTCAGCCTCGTCTGCATCGGCATCGCCGCGTTCAGCTTCCTGCTGGATTTCGACGCCGCCGACCAGCTGATCCGCGCCCAGGCGCCGGCGAAGGCCGCATGGGGCGTCGCATTCGGACTCACCGTCACCCTCGTGTGGCTGTACGTCGAGATCCTGCGACTCCTGAGCTACTTCAACAGCGACTAGCAGTTCAACAGAGAAGGCCCCCGAGAGCATGCTCTCGGGGGCCTTCTGGCGCTTCGCACCCGTGCGTGGTCAGCGAGTCTCTGCACTCGTCAACCACTCACGGGCCCGGAGGGCCTAGCTCAGGCGCTCGAGGACCATCGCCATGCCCTGCCCGCCGCCGACGCACATGGTCTCGACCCCGAACGTCTTGTCCTGCTCGCGCAGGTTGTTGAGCAGGGTGTTGGTGATGCGGGCACCGGTCATGCCGAACGGGTGACCGAGGGCGATGGCGCCCCCGGAGATGTTCAGCTTGTCCTCGTCGATCTTCAGCTCGCGAGCCGATCCGAGAACCTGGACCGCGAAGGCCTCGTTGATCTCGAACAGGTCGATGTCGGAGATGGACTTGCCCGCGATCGCGAGGGCCTTCTTGACGGCCTCGATCGGGCCGAGGCCCATGATCTCGGGGGACAGTCCGGACACCCCGGTGGACACGATGCGGGCCAGCGGCGTCAGGCCGAGGGCCTTGGCCTTCGTGTCGGACATGATGACGAGCGCGGCGGCGCCGTCGTTGAGGGGGCACGCGTTGCCCGCGGTGACGGTGCCATCCGGGCGGAACACCGGCTTGAGCCCGCTGATGCCCTCGTAGGTGGTGCCGGCGCGGGGGCCGTCGTCGGCGGCCACGACGGTGCCGTCGGGGAGGGTGACCGGGGTGATCTCCCGCTCGAAGAAGCCGTTCTTGATGGCCTCCTCCGCGCGGTTCTGGGATCGGACGCCCCAGCGGTCCTGCTCCTCACGGGTGATGCCGGTGGCCGAGGCGACGTTCTCGGCGGTCTGACCCATCGCGATGTAGACGTCGGGAATCTGCTCGTCCTCGCGCGGGTCGGTCCAGGCGACGCCACCCTCGGCGAGCTTCGCGGTACGCGCCTCGGCGTCGGCGAACCTCGGGTTCTTGGTGTTCGGCAGGCCGTCGGCGTTGCCGGTGACGAAGCTGGACACCGACTCGACACCGGCGGAGATGAACACGTCGCCCTCGCCGGCCTTGATCGCGTGCAGTGCCATGCGGGTGGTCTGCAGCGAAGAGGAACAGTAGCGGTTGACGGTGACGCCGGGCAGGAAGTCGTAGCCCAGTTCCACCGCGACGACGCGGGCGATGTTGAACCCCGACTGGCCGGCGGGCTGACCGCAGCCGAGGAGCAGGTCGTCGATCTCGGTGGGATCGAGTTCGGGGATCTTTGCCAGCGCCGCGGCCACCATCTGAGTCGTCAGATCATCCGGGCGGATGGTCTTGAGCGAGCCCTTCATGGCTCGGCCGATCGGTGAGCGTACTGCGGAGACGATGACTGCCTCGGGCATGAAAACTCCTTTGTCAACTGCGGGGGTCTGCACTGTGTTGCAGACCACCCGTTCTGTGGCCTTCCCGACAACTTACGTTGCCGGGCGGCACCGGGGGCATCGCCATCTCACTCAGCGACCCGTCGCGTCCGGGACGCGGACGCCTCCTCGATCGCGAGGAGTTCGTCGAGACGGGCAGGCGAGCGTCGCCGGGCAGTGCGTCGCCACAGGAAACGGTTGAGCGAGGCGGTCATTCGGGTCGACAGCTTGCGTGATTCCGCGGCCTCCGACACCTCGGGCAGGTCGGGCAGGGGGCCGCCGTGCCACATGCCCAGAGCAGTCGCGAGAACGGGCACGATCTGGATCGCCGCCAATTCGTAGCCCGCCGCGGACGGGTGGAAGTGGTCGGAGGAGAACATCCGGTCGGGCGCCGCGAGGAACTCGGGTGCCAGCAGGTCGGCCAACGCCACCGGGTGGCCGCCCGCCGCGCTGGTCGCGGCCGCCTGCGCCCGGGCCAGGCGCAACCCCCACGTCCGCACGACGGTCCGCAGCGGTTGGGGGATCGCGGTCACCACCCCGAGGTCGGGGCACGTTCCGACGACGACCGCGCAGTCGTGGGCGCGGAGCCGTTCCACCGCCTCCCCGAGTCTGCGCGCCGACGCCCGAATCGAGTTCTTCGATGTGACGTCGTTGGCTCCGACCAGGATCACCGCGGCGTCCGGCGGCGGTCCGGCCACGAACATCGCGTCCACCTGCCCGCTGAGTCCGCGGGACGTGGCGCCGCCGATGGCCTTGGTGCTCAGCCGGATCCGCTTGCCGGTCTCGTCGGCGAGGCGCCTCGCGATCTGCACGCCGGGCACTTCATCCGCCGACAGACATCCCACCCCGGCGGCCGTGGAGTCGCCGAAGATCATCAGATGGACGTCGTACGGGGTGGTTCGCAGCCAGCGTTCGGGGACGGCGGCGCCGGGGGAGTAGACGCCGTCGGCCTCCGGCGGCTTGGCGACGTTGTGCCCGATCACACCGCGGGCCGCCGTCGCCTGTGACATCAGATAGGAGTACGCCGCCCACGACAGCGTGCCTGCGCTCGAACCTGCCACGACAGCCGCCGCGCCGGCCTTCACTCCGGTCTGCCAGGTCCTCTTGGGCACTGGTCTCACCTTTCCGCTACCTGGTGCTCGTCTCACGGGTTCCAGCGGACTGCGTCCGCACCAATCTAGTCGGATCAGGGCCCCCGTGCCGGACGTCTGTGAGCATCGGATCAGGGCATCTGGGAGCATGGAGGCATGCGCATCGCGGAACACGTCGTCGACCTGATCGGCAACACCCCTCTCGTCAAGCTCTCTTCTGTCATCGGTGAGAACCACGGGACCGTTGCAGCCAAGATCGAATACCTCAACCCGGGTGGAAGCTCGAAGGACCGCATCGCGGTCAAGATGATCGACGCCGCGGAGGCGTCCGGTGAGCTGAAGCCGGGCGGGACCATCGTCGAGCCCACGTCCGGCAACACCGGGATCGGCCTCGCCCTGGTCGCACAGAAGCGCGGATACAAGTGCGTGTTCGTCTGCCCCGACAAGGTCAGCGAAGACAAGCGGAACGTCCTCAAGG
This genomic interval carries:
- a CDS encoding serine/threonine-protein kinase yields the protein MPRHPESSSGPTDSDPQATKRIVVTDIVAELSSEGFDDAREIGRGGFGVVYRCLQTALDRTVAIKVLSSDLDGEDRERFLREQRAMGKLSGHPHVVDILQSGVTRSGRPYIVMPYHSRNSLDAWIRREGPLPWSETLRVGVKLAGALETAHRLGTLHRDVKPANILLTGYGEPQLTDFGIARVTGGFETTSSMITGSPAFTAPEVLRGDAPSAASDVYSLGAALFCLLTGHAAFERRSGERLVAQFLRIATQPVPDLRGEDIPDDVCSAIERAMSEEPTDRPASAAEFGQELRDIERRHGLDVDEMALPAAADEFPRTEHTSTPTTQSSTSGHSRSYRRRSGATPPSAAARFRPPTPMRSLVERTRLLDLLRMGQRRRLTLIHAPAGFGKSTVAAQWRDVLIEDGAAVAWLTVDNDDNNVVWFLSHLVEAIRRADPTLADELGQALDENGAEAERYVLTSLVNQVHDSRRHVVVMIDDWHRVTSPDTIAAMDFILENGCHHLQMVVSSRSQAGLPLAKMRVRDELVEIDSVALRFDITESQRFLVDLGGLHLEDSDVEALEETTDGWVAALQLASLSLRDRADPGDLIRHMSGRHHAIGEYLAENVLSTLEPALLDFMLATSVTERVCGDLACVLANVTRGQALLEQVESRDLFLRSLDEDREWFEYHHLFAEYLRRRLERDHPSRIADLHRAAAHWFADHHYVSDAVDHALAAGDRDVAVAVVEEQGMYLVEHSRMIALLGLVDKLPRPLVESSPRIQIAVAWANILLQRVAPTLRSLSLVASALESSTLNDTEQADIRVEADIVRAVIAVSSDRIAGVPDLIAECLARPETLRAWVVSAGSNLASAVAIAQFDFVEARRLQDWATGYHQRTVGPFSRMYGYSFAGIAAMEQLDIAAAEDNFRLAVQTATKLAGTHSHAARLAGALLGELMYELGHLDEAERLLDESYELGPEGGIVDFMIARFVTGARLKASRGDLASAARHLDEGASAAASLGLPRLRARVENERVRLGLPASPQPPAGDGKATRVPDFGFAEIVAQLDAATEIRKQSAVEPDVACRRAEEWVRRVERESRPRAAMQASRLLVACLVAAGRVDEAKPVLASIAATCARIGFVRYLIDGGPRMVPALTALLEDRRAGRWQSDWPDVPEEFLVAALETATPIES
- a CDS encoding nitroreductase, with the protein product MTDTGIAAADTSLAEQTLAQLLDARISCRAYLPTQVPRDVIERILELAQQTPSWCNTQPWQVAITEGEGTDRFRSGLAEYVRTHPQESDFEWPREYVGEHKQRRRDCAMQLYASVGIAPGDRAASAVQTMKNFDLFGAPHVAIVTTHEALGTYGAVDCGLYVETFLLAAQSLGVASIPQAAVAGSSRFIHDFFSLDEDRRVVCAISFGYPDMENPVNGFRTHREPVANVAQWVSQ
- a CDS encoding class I SAM-dependent methyltransferase, yielding MLDSEVFDRDALFARLRRRPDVEAPNLTAVDAADRLILDEAAAALSAAPAGTLAVIGDHYGALTLGAAAAHGATGIRVHQDLLTGELALAANAATVGLADRYRACALGEELLAGATVVLMQLPRSLGELTEVAEAIARHADPSVVVYAGGRNKHISTAMNDVLGRSFSDVRATLGRQKSRVLIARGPVEVAQQTYPVTDHLAEIGLDVVSYGAAFAGPKLDIGTRYLLDFLPRVNPGARAAVDLGCGTGILAVSLARLLPDVSVIATDQSSAAVASAAATARANGLDGQVSTLRDDAMSTLATDSQDVVLCNPPFHVGAAVHTGGASKMFAEAGRVLRPGGELWTVYNSHLGYRGRLQRLVGPTDVVGRNPKFTVTRSVA
- a CDS encoding Bax inhibitor-1/YccA family protein, which codes for MRTTSNPVFRNLPKQEGSGGYASFGSTTAGAAQVTQQFGQPQYTQAEPYRTGPDYRSMTIDDVVTKTGVTLGVLTVSAIISYFLVSNNANLASPLVIGGGLVGLVLVLVATFGRKMDNPGIVLAYAVAEGLFLGALSFMFTDITFGGVGGAALIGQAVLGTFGVFFGMLVVYKTGAIRVTPRLTRMIIGALIGVVVLALGNVIASFFTEGGLGLRDGGPVAIIFSLVCIGIAAFSFLLDFDAADQLIRAQAPAKAAWGVAFGLTVTLVWLYVEILRLLSYFNSD
- a CDS encoding acetyl-CoA C-acetyltransferase, which translates into the protein MPEAVIVSAVRSPIGRAMKGSLKTIRPDDLTTQMVAAALAKIPELDPTEIDDLLLGCGQPAGQSGFNIARVVAVELGYDFLPGVTVNRYCSSSLQTTRMALHAIKAGEGDVFISAGVESVSSFVTGNADGLPNTKNPRFADAEARTAKLAEGGVAWTDPREDEQIPDVYIAMGQTAENVASATGITREEQDRWGVRSQNRAEEAIKNGFFEREITPVTLPDGTVVAADDGPRAGTTYEGISGLKPVFRPDGTVTAGNACPLNDGAAALVIMSDTKAKALGLTPLARIVSTGVSGLSPEIMGLGPIEAVKKALAIAGKSISDIDLFEINEAFAVQVLGSARELKIDEDKLNISGGAIALGHPFGMTGARITNTLLNNLREQDKTFGVETMCVGGGQGMAMVLERLS
- a CDS encoding SGNH/GDSL hydrolase family protein, which gives rise to MPKRTWQTGVKAGAAAVVAGSSAGTLSWAAYSYLMSQATAARGVIGHNVAKPPEADGVYSPGAAVPERWLRTTPYDVHLMIFGDSTAAGVGCLSADEVPGVQIARRLADETGKRIRLSTKAIGGATSRGLSGQVDAMFVAGPPPDAAVILVGANDVTSKNSIRASARRLGEAVERLRAHDCAVVVGTCPDLGVVTAIPQPLRTVVRTWGLRLARAQAAATSAAGGHPVALADLLAPEFLAAPDRMFSSDHFHPSAAGYELAAIQIVPVLATALGMWHGGPLPDLPEVSEAAESRKLSTRMTASLNRFLWRRTARRRSPARLDELLAIEEASASRTRRVAE